One segment of Pseudobythopirellula maris DNA contains the following:
- a CDS encoding universal stress protein codes for MNPIIFPTDFTDQNDPALRFASEVAKRDGCKLIITHVKPPAAPPVASLAPAVYGIATPGAASNWYRAAAEGQERAAIAERLDAVAPTEVIDCEHVLRVGEAADEILRLAEETHASRIVMGTHGRQGFQRVVMGSVAEKVVREAPCPVTVIRNEAREPQEALSQEAQPLEVQPLEAE; via the coding sequence ATGAACCCCATCATCTTCCCCACCGATTTCACCGATCAGAACGACCCCGCATTGCGGTTCGCCTCGGAAGTCGCCAAACGCGATGGCTGCAAGCTGATCATCACACACGTTAAGCCTCCGGCCGCCCCGCCCGTGGCGAGCCTCGCTCCGGCGGTGTACGGCATCGCTACTCCCGGCGCCGCGTCGAATTGGTACCGCGCCGCCGCGGAGGGTCAGGAAAGAGCCGCGATCGCCGAGCGCCTCGACGCCGTCGCCCCAACCGAGGTGATCGACTGCGAGCACGTGCTGCGAGTTGGCGAAGCGGCCGACGAGATCCTTCGCCTCGCCGAAGAGACGCACGCCTCGCGCATCGTGATGGGCACCCACGGCCGGCAAGGATTCCAGCGAGTGGTGATGGGCTCGGTAGCCGAAAAGGTCGTGCGTGAGGCGCCCTGCCCGGTGACCGTGATCCGCAACGAAGCCCGCGAGCCACAAGAAGCCTTGTCGCAGGAAGCCCAGCCGCTCGAAGTCCAACCACTCGAAGCGGAGTGA
- a CDS encoding NAD-dependent epimerase/dehydratase family protein: MPPEPHATDKPAVMITGSTGLIGSRLCRLLEPEYEVYGLDITLPEEPDDRFHRFQCDLTDEESVRAGVAEASRQAGGRFASVIHLAAYYDFAGEPSPLYQELTVDGTQRLLRALRECEVEQFIFSSSMLVMLPVGDDEESIDETSPTAAKWDYPKSKLAAEKVIREERGSTPAAILRIAGVYDEDCHSIPIAQQVKRIYEHDLESHFYPGDTSHGQPYIHLDDLEEAIRLTIERRRELDEYEVLLLAEDILLSYGELQDRIGRQLHGEEWTTLRIPKAVAKAGAWVKNTLSSADAFIKPWMVDLADDHYPLDVSKAKQRLGWAPRKDLAGTLPTMLDRLSLDPESWYRINGLGSPPAERLGEPVANKEHEVIPRARREAAGLKQ; this comes from the coding sequence ATGCCACCCGAACCGCACGCCACCGACAAACCCGCCGTTATGATCACCGGCAGCACGGGCCTGATTGGCTCTCGGCTCTGCCGGCTGCTGGAGCCGGAGTACGAGGTTTACGGCCTCGACATCACACTGCCCGAGGAGCCGGACGACCGGTTCCACCGGTTCCAGTGCGACCTGACCGATGAAGAGTCGGTGCGGGCTGGCGTGGCCGAGGCGAGCCGTCAGGCCGGTGGTCGATTTGCGAGCGTGATTCATTTAGCGGCCTACTACGACTTTGCCGGCGAGCCGAGCCCGCTCTACCAAGAGCTCACGGTCGACGGCACCCAGCGGCTGCTGCGAGCACTCCGCGAATGTGAGGTCGAGCAGTTTATCTTCAGCAGCAGCATGCTGGTCATGCTCCCGGTGGGCGATGACGAAGAGTCAATCGATGAGACCTCGCCCACGGCCGCCAAGTGGGATTACCCCAAATCCAAGCTCGCCGCGGAGAAAGTGATCCGTGAGGAGCGTGGCTCCACGCCCGCGGCGATCCTCCGCATCGCCGGGGTGTACGACGAAGACTGCCACTCGATCCCGATCGCTCAGCAGGTCAAGCGGATCTATGAGCACGACCTCGAGAGCCACTTCTACCCGGGTGACACCTCGCACGGCCAGCCTTACATCCACCTCGACGACCTCGAAGAGGCGATCCGGCTCACCATCGAGCGTCGGCGCGAGCTTGACGAGTACGAGGTGCTGCTGCTGGCCGAGGATATCTTGCTGAGCTACGGCGAACTGCAAGACCGCATTGGCCGTCAGCTGCACGGTGAAGAGTGGACCACCCTGCGCATCCCCAAAGCTGTGGCCAAGGCGGGCGCTTGGGTCAAGAACACGTTGTCGTCGGCCGATGCGTTCATCAAGCCGTGGATGGTCGATCTGGCCGACGATCATTACCCGCTCGATGTGAGCAAGGCGAAGCAGCGACTGGGCTGGGCGCCCCGGAAAGACTTGGCCGGCACGCTCCCCACGATGCTCGACCGCCTGTCTCTCGACCCCGAGTCGTGGTACCGGATCAACGGCCTCGGCAGCCCTCCTGCCGAGCGACTCGGCGAGCCCGTCGCGAACAAGGAGCATGAGGTCATACCGCGAGCGAGGCGTGAAGCCGCGGGGCTCAAGCAATGA
- a CDS encoding vitamin K epoxide reductase family protein, whose amino-acid sequence MTNPSEPPQAAPAGIDPLLARDLNAPLKRFGYNPSAWSQRVPICVIAAVAAAIAAYMAFYQWRLISYAWDPIFGDQTQRVLDSQVSHRMRLWMLVPDAALGAFAYLGDAVFGLAGSTRRWQYRPWMVILFGIDVIPLGVVSAVLVVLQGTVVGSWCFLCLVTAVLSLVLIYFAYDEVWASLEYLYRLWRETHSWGEVWRATWGWPSETAERVAQTMLIPRSESPLE is encoded by the coding sequence ATGACGAATCCCAGTGAGCCGCCCCAGGCGGCGCCGGCCGGCATCGACCCGTTGCTCGCTCGCGACCTGAACGCCCCGCTGAAGCGATTCGGCTACAACCCGTCTGCTTGGTCGCAACGCGTGCCGATATGTGTGATCGCGGCGGTGGCGGCGGCGATCGCCGCCTATATGGCGTTCTACCAGTGGAGGCTGATCTCCTACGCTTGGGACCCGATCTTCGGCGACCAGACGCAGCGTGTGCTCGATTCGCAGGTGTCGCACCGCATGCGTCTGTGGATGCTTGTTCCCGACGCGGCGCTAGGAGCGTTCGCCTACCTGGGCGACGCGGTCTTCGGACTGGCGGGCTCCACGCGACGCTGGCAGTACCGGCCTTGGATGGTGATCTTGTTCGGCATCGACGTGATCCCGCTAGGCGTTGTCAGCGCGGTGCTCGTCGTCCTGCAGGGCACGGTCGTCGGCTCCTGGTGTTTCCTGTGCCTCGTCACCGCGGTGCTTTCGCTGGTGCTTATCTACTTTGCCTACGACGAGGTGTGGGCGTCTCTCGAATACCTTTACCGCTTGTGGCGCGAGACCCACAGCTGGGGCGAGGTGTGGCGAGCGACGTGGGGCTGGCCCTCGGAAACGGCCGAGCGGGTCGCTCAAACGATGTTGATCCCTCGCTCTGAATCGCCACTTGAGTAA
- a CDS encoding SPW repeat domain-containing protein, producing the protein MWARAVEIMLGLWLAISPAIFRGGEAEAALWATDLAVATWVIVCACLSCWLPLRHAHLAILAASGFLIAIAYLETGAPESATAQNHLMLGLLLAMFAIVPNYADEPPMRWRRYAARLEQAQS; encoded by the coding sequence ATGTGGGCACGCGCTGTCGAAATCATGCTCGGCCTGTGGCTGGCGATCAGCCCGGCGATCTTTCGCGGCGGCGAAGCCGAGGCTGCCCTGTGGGCCACCGACTTGGCGGTCGCCACTTGGGTGATCGTGTGCGCTTGCCTCTCCTGTTGGCTGCCGCTCAGGCACGCCCACTTGGCGATCCTGGCGGCTTCGGGTTTTTTAATCGCCATCGCTTACCTCGAAACGGGCGCCCCGGAGTCCGCCACTGCGCAGAACCACTTGATGCTGGGTCTGCTGCTGGCCATGTTTGCGATCGTGCCCAACTACGCCGACGAGCCCCCCATGCGCTGGCGTCGCTACGCGGCGCGACTTGAGCAGGCCCAAAGCTAG
- a CDS encoding carbohydrate kinase family protein, with product MNETQSNEAKRPVVVGIGEVLWDHSERGRHAGGAPANVVYHTSRLGCESVLLTRIGPDQAGEELLADLAGKGFDTSHVQRDPDRPTGTAHVGNNADGDPDFEITANVAWDYLTIGVDENRLLQDADALYFGTLAQRTPAAREAIQRALALAPSGCRRVLDVNLRAPWYDTETLVGSLRLADTVKFSSGESDEMAQLLGLGIAEPEPIAEELQSKYGVKRVCVTLGAEGCRLFEGDSSAEAAGVSPSEKIDTVGAGDAFTSAMIVGLLGGWSLNKIAEFANRYAAATTTQPGAMPPIEGAAFEAALAMIPN from the coding sequence ATGAACGAGACGCAATCCAACGAAGCAAAGAGGCCGGTGGTCGTTGGCATCGGCGAGGTGCTCTGGGACCACTCGGAGCGCGGCCGCCACGCCGGCGGCGCCCCGGCCAACGTCGTTTATCACACCAGCCGGCTCGGCTGTGAAAGCGTGTTGCTCACGCGCATCGGCCCCGATCAGGCTGGCGAAGAACTGCTCGCAGACCTCGCGGGCAAAGGCTTCGACACGAGCCACGTACAACGCGACCCCGACCGGCCAACCGGCACGGCGCACGTGGGCAATAACGCCGACGGCGACCCTGATTTCGAGATCACGGCCAACGTGGCGTGGGATTATCTCACGATCGGCGTCGACGAGAATCGGCTCCTGCAGGACGCCGACGCGCTCTATTTCGGCACTCTCGCCCAGCGGACCCCTGCCGCGCGCGAGGCGATTCAGCGGGCGCTCGCTCTGGCCCCCAGCGGGTGTCGCCGGGTGCTCGACGTGAACCTGCGGGCGCCGTGGTACGACACGGAAACGCTCGTCGGCTCACTCCGCTTGGCCGACACCGTTAAGTTCAGCAGCGGCGAGTCGGACGAGATGGCGCAGCTCTTGGGGCTCGGCATCGCCGAGCCTGAGCCGATCGCCGAAGAGCTCCAATCCAAATACGGCGTCAAACGCGTTTGTGTGACCCTCGGGGCCGAAGGCTGTCGGTTGTTCGAGGGCGATTCGTCGGCCGAGGCGGCGGGCGTTTCGCCCAGCGAAAAGATCGACACGGTCGGCGCTGGCGACGCCTTCACTTCGGCGATGATCGTCGGACTTCTGGGCGGATGGTCTCTCAATAAGATCGCCGAGTTCGCCAATCGCTACGCCGCCGCAACGACCACGCAACCGGGCGCGATGCCGCCGATCGAAGGCGCAGCGTTCGAAGCGGCTCTGGCGATGATTCCGAATTAA
- a CDS encoding sucrose synthase, producing MPSTIDKAKNSSSDATTKEGAVNSVDGKANGSGGRTGAYGAQPPYALIQRFFTTLKAAGEPLVVGHGIATALDEFVEHQSIEPADEKLLRKLLRGCSEVILLGDSAYAALRPAMGKLRLIHAHPAASELEEISPGEFLRLKDSLIQGNEEASRLGLVIDTSPFYRNFPVISDPSEVGDGVDVLNRHLSAQMHQNPERFREALLDFLRDEHVGASNLLLNDHIATLSDFKSELAAARSLVDDLDADQAYHSFSHELRTHGFEAGWGDTAATVSETLALLHRVMQSADPDRFARLLSRLPITRTVLMVSPHGWFAQEGVLGKPDTGGQVTYVLDQARALERTIDAHLKSCGVDMRGKVVVLTRLIPEAEGTACDNPLEKIHGTHDSWIVRVPFRDGAGEVAPHWVSRFKIWPYLERYAEESTAAVVNELGGKPDLIVGHYSDGNITAHLLAERLDVTHAACVHALEKSKYLFSDSHWAELEDQYHFSAQFTADLVAYNSADFVVSSSRREIGGTPHDLGMLESYQLFTMPGLFRVESGLDPRRARHNIVPPGVSEECFFPNTAEELRVEAMADGLRERLLTQEPGENCVGFLDEPDKPFVFAMARIDKVKNLTGLADLFGKCEKLREHANLLLVTSINERDQASDPEELEEVDRLYELIARHSLEGSIRWAAARLDKAETGEIYRILADRRSVFAQPALMETFGLTVIEAMACGMPVVGTAFGGPAEIILDGECGEVRDPNDHEAFAQSLLDIVSDTEKWRRYSEEGIQRVETAFRWARHAESLLRISNVYTYWNHTDVMNRPALDRYLHTLYHTVYRPRADAIEI from the coding sequence ATGCCTTCCACGATCGACAAAGCGAAGAACAGCAGCTCCGACGCCACGACGAAGGAAGGCGCCGTCAACTCGGTTGACGGCAAGGCCAACGGCTCAGGCGGGCGCACCGGCGCGTACGGCGCCCAGCCCCCCTACGCCCTGATCCAACGCTTCTTCACAACGCTCAAGGCCGCCGGCGAGCCGCTGGTGGTGGGTCACGGCATCGCTACCGCGCTGGATGAGTTTGTTGAGCATCAATCGATTGAACCGGCCGACGAGAAGTTGCTCCGCAAGTTGCTGCGGGGTTGTTCCGAGGTGATCCTGCTGGGCGACTCGGCTTACGCCGCGCTGCGGCCCGCGATGGGCAAGCTGCGTTTGATCCACGCCCACCCGGCGGCCTCGGAGTTGGAAGAGATCTCGCCGGGCGAGTTCCTGCGGCTTAAAGACTCGCTGATCCAGGGCAACGAGGAGGCGTCGCGGCTGGGGCTGGTGATCGACACTTCGCCCTTCTACCGCAATTTCCCCGTGATCAGCGACCCCAGCGAGGTAGGCGACGGGGTCGACGTTCTGAACCGGCACCTCTCGGCGCAGATGCATCAGAACCCCGAGCGGTTCCGCGAGGCGTTGCTCGACTTCCTCCGTGACGAGCACGTCGGAGCGTCGAACCTGCTGCTGAACGACCACATCGCCACGCTCTCGGATTTCAAGAGCGAGCTCGCCGCCGCCCGCTCGCTGGTCGATGATCTCGACGCCGACCAGGCTTACCATTCGTTCTCCCACGAGCTGCGCACGCACGGCTTCGAGGCGGGTTGGGGCGACACGGCCGCCACGGTCTCAGAGACGTTGGCGCTGCTGCACCGCGTGATGCAGTCGGCCGACCCCGATCGCTTCGCCCGGCTGCTGAGCCGCTTGCCGATCACCCGCACGGTGCTGATGGTCTCGCCGCACGGATGGTTCGCCCAGGAGGGAGTGCTAGGCAAGCCCGACACCGGCGGCCAAGTCACTTACGTGCTCGATCAGGCCCGCGCCCTGGAGCGGACGATCGACGCCCACCTCAAGTCGTGCGGCGTCGACATGCGCGGCAAGGTGGTGGTGCTCACTCGGCTGATCCCCGAGGCCGAGGGGACCGCCTGCGACAACCCCCTGGAGAAGATCCACGGCACGCACGACAGCTGGATTGTGCGGGTCCCGTTCCGCGACGGCGCGGGCGAGGTGGCGCCGCACTGGGTCTCGCGTTTCAAGATCTGGCCCTACCTGGAGCGTTACGCCGAGGAATCGACCGCGGCGGTCGTCAACGAGCTGGGCGGCAAGCCCGACTTGATCGTCGGCCACTACAGCGACGGCAACATCACCGCGCACCTTCTGGCCGAGCGCCTCGACGTGACGCACGCCGCTTGCGTTCACGCCCTGGAAAAGAGCAAGTACCTGTTCAGCGACTCGCATTGGGCCGAGCTCGAAGACCAGTACCATTTCTCGGCGCAGTTTACGGCTGACCTGGTCGCCTACAACTCGGCCGACTTCGTGGTGTCGAGCAGCCGCCGCGAGATCGGCGGCACGCCCCACGACCTCGGCATGCTCGAGTCATACCAACTGTTCACCATGCCCGGGCTCTTCCGCGTGGAGTCGGGGCTCGACCCGCGACGGGCGCGTCACAACATCGTCCCGCCGGGGGTCAGCGAGGAGTGCTTCTTCCCCAACACGGCCGAGGAGCTCCGCGTCGAGGCGATGGCCGACGGCCTGCGCGAGCGGTTGCTCACCCAAGAGCCGGGCGAGAATTGCGTCGGCTTCCTCGACGAGCCCGACAAGCCGTTCGTCTTCGCCATGGCGCGGATCGACAAGGTGAAGAATCTCACCGGGCTGGCCGACCTGTTCGGCAAGTGCGAGAAGCTCCGCGAGCACGCCAATTTGCTGCTGGTCACCTCGATCAACGAGCGCGACCAGGCGAGCGACCCCGAGGAGCTCGAAGAGGTCGACCGGCTCTACGAGCTGATCGCCCGCCACAGCCTCGAGGGCTCGATCCGCTGGGCCGCCGCGCGGCTCGACAAGGCCGAGACCGGCGAGATCTACCGCATCTTGGCCGACCGCCGCAGCGTGTTCGCCCAACCCGCCCTGATGGAGACCTTCGGGCTCACCGTGATCGAGGCGATGGCGTGCGGCATGCCCGTCGTCGGCACCGCGTTCGGCGGGCCGGCCGAGATCATCCTCGACGGCGAGTGCGGCGAGGTCCGCGACCCGAACGACCACGAGGCGTTCGCCCAGTCGCTGCTCGATATTGTCTCCGACACCGAGAAATGGCGACGCTACTCGGAGGAGGGGATCCAGCGGGTAGAAACGGCCTTCCGGTGGGCGCGACACGCCGAGTCGCTTTTGAGGATCTCAAACGTGTATACTTATTGGAATCACACCGACGTGATGAACCGCCCAGCTCTCGACCGCTACCTGCACACCCTTTACCACACCGTCTACCGTCCGCGGGCAGACGCGATCGAGATCTGA
- a CDS encoding HAD-IIB family hydrolase, producing MYIQLVSVHGLVRGENIEMGRDADTGGQVRYVLEMARTLAAQPEVDGVDLFTRRIKDKRYSSDYGETIEELAPGCRLVRLPCGGGRYMRKERLWPHLDEFVDEMLVFTRKDGRTPTVVHGHYADAAYVANEVATALGVPFVYTGHSLGKPKLEYLLREGWTHEKANDELAIDRRIAVEQESLDAADLVVTSTRHERDVQYADYRRDETLKVEVIPPGTDLDRFFPYYEYDIAGGEIDERFKQARMRMHHELGRFLYSPEKPLILALCRPDRRKNIGALIDAYGESKELQAIANLAIFAGIREDIESMPENEQRVLTDMLLAMDRYNLYGKMAIPKNHGSEYDVPELYRLVAAGGGVFANTAYIELFGLTAIEATAVGLPFVATQEGGPQDIVENCRSGATVDVTDRAELTDALVQSLTDRKLWEQRSSDGVNLVRKHYAWETHCRHYLKAIEEVLQDGREPAQSPGRRGPSVGRRLAEVEHLLITDIDNTLLGDDEALAQLLELLHENRDRIGFGVATGRSPELVEEVLAEYGVEEIDVIISSVGTEVSYGRRFASDRGWASHLRSRWRPDRVREALDPLGFVSLQEGVGSQSEFKVSYDLDEGVAAEEAIRLVRESLDSVRLGYSLVFSHGTYIDVLPLRASKGKAVHYVANKWGVPIDRVLTAGDSGNDIDMLKGATAGIVVSNHDDQVAAWRRNKSDRVYIADRPSAGGIIDGLSHYGVLHAKNYAEV from the coding sequence TTGTATATTCAGCTAGTGAGCGTCCACGGCTTGGTGCGTGGCGAGAACATCGAAATGGGACGCGACGCCGACACCGGCGGCCAAGTCCGTTACGTGCTCGAGATGGCCCGCACCCTCGCGGCCCAGCCCGAGGTGGACGGCGTCGACCTGTTCACCCGCCGCATCAAGGACAAGCGTTACTCTTCGGACTACGGCGAGACGATCGAAGAGCTCGCCCCCGGCTGCCGGCTGGTCCGTCTGCCGTGCGGCGGGGGGCGCTACATGCGTAAGGAGCGGCTCTGGCCGCACCTCGACGAGTTTGTCGACGAGATGCTCGTCTTCACCCGCAAGGACGGACGCACCCCGACCGTGGTGCACGGCCACTACGCGGACGCGGCCTACGTGGCGAACGAGGTCGCTACGGCGCTCGGCGTGCCGTTCGTCTACACCGGCCACTCGCTCGGCAAGCCGAAGCTCGAGTATCTGTTGCGCGAGGGATGGACCCACGAGAAAGCGAACGACGAGCTCGCGATCGACCGCCGGATCGCGGTGGAGCAGGAGAGCCTCGACGCCGCCGACCTGGTGGTCACCAGCACCCGCCACGAGCGCGACGTGCAGTACGCCGACTACCGCCGCGACGAGACGCTCAAAGTCGAAGTGATCCCGCCCGGAACGGACCTCGATCGCTTCTTCCCGTACTACGAGTACGATATCGCTGGTGGGGAGATCGACGAGCGGTTCAAGCAGGCCCGCATGCGGATGCACCACGAGTTGGGCCGCTTCCTCTACTCGCCCGAGAAGCCGCTGATCTTGGCCCTCTGCCGCCCCGACCGCCGCAAGAACATCGGCGCCCTGATCGACGCTTACGGCGAGAGCAAAGAGCTGCAGGCGATCGCCAACCTGGCCATCTTCGCCGGCATCCGCGAGGACATCGAGTCGATGCCCGAGAACGAGCAGCGAGTGCTCACCGACATGCTGCTCGCGATGGACCGCTACAACCTGTACGGCAAGATGGCGATCCCCAAGAACCACGGCTCGGAGTACGACGTGCCCGAGCTCTACCGCCTCGTGGCGGCGGGCGGCGGGGTTTTCGCCAACACGGCTTACATCGAGCTGTTCGGGCTCACGGCGATCGAGGCGACGGCCGTCGGCCTACCGTTTGTAGCCACCCAAGAAGGGGGGCCGCAGGACATCGTCGAGAACTGCCGCAGCGGAGCCACGGTCGATGTGACCGACCGCGCTGAGCTGACCGACGCCCTGGTCCAGTCGCTGACCGATCGCAAGCTGTGGGAGCAGCGTTCGAGCGACGGGGTGAACTTGGTTCGCAAGCACTACGCCTGGGAGACGCACTGCCGGCATTACCTCAAAGCGATCGAAGAGGTCCTGCAAGACGGCCGCGAGCCTGCCCAATCGCCGGGACGCCGCGGGCCGAGCGTCGGCCGCCGTCTGGCCGAGGTCGAGCACTTGCTCATCACCGACATCGACAACACGCTGCTGGGCGACGACGAGGCGCTCGCCCAGTTGCTCGAACTGCTGCACGAGAACCGCGACCGCATCGGCTTTGGCGTCGCCACCGGCCGCTCGCCCGAGTTGGTCGAAGAGGTGCTCGCCGAATACGGCGTCGAAGAGATCGACGTGATCATCTCGTCGGTCGGCACCGAGGTGAGCTACGGCCGCCGCTTCGCCAGCGACCGCGGCTGGGCGAGTCACCTCCGTTCGCGATGGCGCCCCGACCGGGTGCGAGAAGCGCTCGACCCGCTCGGCTTCGTGTCGCTGCAAGAGGGCGTCGGCTCGCAGAGCGAGTTCAAGGTGAGCTACGACCTCGACGAGGGCGTGGCGGCCGAAGAGGCGATCCGGCTGGTCCGCGAATCGCTCGACAGCGTGCGGCTCGGCTACTCGCTGGTCTTCTCGCACGGCACGTACATCGACGTGCTGCCGCTGCGGGCGTCGAAGGGCAAGGCGGTCCACTACGTGGCCAACAAGTGGGGAGTGCCGATCGACCGCGTGCTGACGGCCGGCGACTCGGGCAACGACATCGACATGCTCAAGGGCGCCACGGCAGGCATCGTCGTGTCGAACCACGACGACCAAGTGGCCGCCTGGCGACGCAACAAGTCGGACCGTGTTTACATCGCCGACCGCCCTTCGGCGGGCGGGATCATCGACGGGCTCTCGCACTACGGCGTGCTGCACGCCAAGAACTACGCCGAAGTTTAG
- the treZ gene encoding malto-oligosyltrehalose trehalohydrolase has protein sequence MKPSAEGSTEPVRSRFGATPLDDGSTHFRVWAPRCERVEVVIEGAGGGERAPRVALLECDEQGFFQASVAQTPPGALYGYRLDGGPLRPDPVSRHQPNGVHGLSAVIDHASFGWTDAAWRGVAKRNLVIYELHVGAFTAEGTFASAIGRLAELVELGFTAIELMPVAQTPGRWNWGYDGVSLYAPRNTYGGPEGLKQLVDACHAAGLAVLLDVVYNHLGPEGNYLAEFGPYFTPDRSTPWGESFNYDGPQCEQVRRFVVENALEWLREYHLDGLRLDAVFFMTDTSAWTILDEIREATSRFAAAAGRTVHLIAESNLYDAELLKGKTLEETETSPPRRREPYDAIWCDCLMHAIHSQALPHLELTDKPYGGSGDLVASLRHGYVYSDRPPVRTAPGEHARRGRDWSDHDWRSSLVVALQTHDAVGNHPAGMRVHQLTSTAFKKAAAALTLLSPGIPLVFMGEECAAEAPFLFFADFEDSALRQAVDHGRREEYPQHDWSGSIAPSHPEAFRLANCGGTAPGGDSPHDPAVRQWYRQLIAFRKLGVAEGWLAADRMRVSHDSGLDLFTIVYEGPQGGAATILARLTPLDRESAPVKFEPPGVVVLDSHAGGPSCDGFLLQPHHAVVTRG, from the coding sequence ATGAAACCGTCGGCCGAAGGATCGACCGAACCCGTTCGCTCGCGCTTTGGCGCCACTCCCCTCGACGACGGCTCGACGCACTTTCGTGTTTGGGCGCCGCGTTGCGAGCGAGTCGAGGTGGTGATCGAAGGCGCCGGTGGGGGCGAGAGAGCGCCACGCGTCGCCCTGCTCGAATGCGACGAGCAGGGCTTCTTCCAAGCCTCCGTAGCGCAAACCCCGCCCGGCGCGCTCTACGGCTACCGCCTCGATGGCGGCCCGCTGCGACCCGACCCCGTTTCGCGGCATCAGCCCAACGGCGTGCACGGCTTGTCGGCGGTGATCGACCACGCGTCGTTTGGTTGGACCGACGCCGCTTGGCGCGGCGTCGCCAAGCGCAATCTCGTGATCTACGAGCTGCACGTTGGCGCGTTCACTGCAGAAGGGACGTTCGCGTCGGCGATCGGGCGGCTGGCGGAGCTCGTGGAGCTCGGCTTCACGGCGATCGAACTGATGCCGGTCGCGCAGACGCCCGGCCGCTGGAACTGGGGGTACGACGGCGTGTCGCTCTACGCCCCGCGCAACACTTACGGCGGCCCGGAGGGGCTCAAGCAATTGGTCGACGCCTGCCACGCGGCCGGCCTCGCCGTGCTGCTCGACGTGGTCTACAACCACCTCGGTCCCGAAGGGAATTACCTGGCCGAGTTCGGACCGTATTTCACCCCCGACCGCAGCACGCCTTGGGGCGAGAGCTTCAACTACGACGGCCCGCAGTGCGAACAGGTGCGGCGGTTCGTGGTGGAGAACGCCCTCGAATGGCTCCGCGAGTACCACCTCGACGGGTTGCGTCTCGACGCGGTCTTCTTCATGACCGACACGAGCGCATGGACGATCCTCGACGAAATCCGTGAGGCGACTTCGCGTTTCGCCGCCGCGGCAGGTCGGACCGTCCACCTTATTGCCGAGTCGAACCTGTACGACGCCGAGTTGCTGAAGGGCAAGACGCTCGAAGAAACCGAGACGTCGCCGCCCCGGCGCCGTGAGCCGTACGACGCGATATGGTGCGACTGCCTGATGCACGCGATCCACTCGCAGGCGTTGCCCCATCTGGAGCTCACCGACAAGCCTTACGGCGGCTCGGGCGACTTGGTGGCTTCGCTGAGGCATGGGTACGTTTACTCCGACCGACCGCCGGTGCGGACCGCCCCCGGAGAGCACGCGCGGCGCGGCCGCGACTGGTCGGACCACGACTGGCGCAGCTCGTTGGTCGTGGCGCTGCAAACGCACGATGCGGTCGGCAATCACCCGGCGGGTATGCGAGTGCATCAGCTCACGTCGACAGCCTTCAAGAAGGCCGCCGCCGCGCTGACGCTGCTGTCCCCTGGGATCCCGCTGGTCTTTATGGGTGAGGAATGCGCGGCGGAGGCGCCGTTCCTTTTTTTCGCCGACTTCGAAGACTCGGCGCTCCGACAAGCGGTCGACCACGGCCGGCGTGAGGAGTATCCGCAGCACGATTGGAGCGGTTCGATCGCCCCCTCGCACCCCGAGGCGTTCCGGCTCGCCAATTGCGGCGGCACAGCTCCCGGCGGCGACTCGCCCCACGATCCGGCCGTGCGGCAGTGGTATCGGCAACTGATTGCATTTCGCAAACTGGGCGTGGCCGAGGGTTGGCTGGCGGCCGATCGGATGCGGGTGTCACACGACTCCGGCCTCGATTTGTTTACGATCGTGTACGAAGGCCCGCAGGGCGGCGCCGCTACGATTCTCGCGAGGCTCACGCCGCTCGACAGAGAGTCTGCCCCTGTAAAATTCGAGCCGCCGGGCGTGGTGGTTCTCGACTCCCACGCCGGCGGCCCGAGTTGTGACGGTTTCCTGTTGCAGCCCCATCACGCGGTGGTCACGCGCGGCTGA
- a CDS encoding pyridoxamine 5'-phosphate oxidase family protein, translating into MADDLHKKFHHLLEGFTDGVLVTQGGDGPMIGRPMQVCQIDDDCDLWFVTGSESAKVDDVKEDSRVLVVFQDSGRYLTVNGAASLVRDRSKVQELWNESWRVWFPNGPDDPTLVLLRVKATDGQFWDQGGFRGLTYAIEAGRAYWKGETPELPEDMHAKVNLD; encoded by the coding sequence ATGGCTGACGATCTGCACAAGAAGTTTCACCACCTGCTCGAAGGATTCACCGACGGCGTGCTTGTCACGCAGGGCGGCGATGGCCCGATGATCGGACGACCCATGCAGGTCTGCCAAATCGACGACGACTGTGACTTGTGGTTTGTGACCGGCTCGGAATCGGCCAAAGTCGACGACGTCAAAGAAGACAGCCGTGTACTGGTCGTCTTCCAGGACTCGGGCCGCTACCTCACGGTCAACGGCGCGGCTTCGCTCGTGCGCGATCGCTCCAAGGTGCAAGAACTGTGGAACGAAAGCTGGCGGGTGTGGTTCCCTAACGGCCCGGACGACCCCACCTTGGTGCTTCTGCGTGTGAAGGCGACGGACGGCCAGTTCTGGGACCAGGGCGGCTTTCGCGGCCTCACATACGCCATCGAGGCCGGCCGCGCTTATTGGAAAGGTGAGACTCCGGAACTCCCGGAGGACATGCACGCTAAGGTCAACCTCGACTGA